GCGTCGCGCAGACCGAGGCGACGCTGGACCGCAACCGCGCCCTGCTGGGCGGCTTCCGCGAGCGGCTGGAGGGCACCCACGCCGTTGAGCGTGAAGCAATCGCGGGGCGCTCCGCCGAGGCGGCCGGGACGCTGACGTATCGCGAGGCGCGCGCGGCCGCCACCCACGCCATCGAGGTGTGGGTGATGGAGCGCGGCTACCATGACGTGGAGGTCGACCAGATCCACCAGCTCCTGCGGGAGCTCCCCGGCGGCTGGGACGAGCCCACCGCCGACGCCTTCGTGCGCGCCGTCACCGACGCGGTGGACGCCCTGCTGGTGAAGGACGTGCTCGCGGCGGAAATGTTCGACGCGCTCTACGGCGCCGTGCAGCCTTCCATTCCGCACGTTGGCCTCCAGGCCGCCCCCACCGGCGCGGGCGCACGCTGGGCCGGGCTCAACTGAGGAGAACGAAAGAGGCCTTCGGCGCCTTTCTCCGCGTCCACACGACACACCGCAATCCCGATCCCGATCGGCTTCTGATAGAGCGATGCCGTGCCGAGTGCGCCATGATTCGAACATTACAGCCGGAAGCCGGTGCCCCGTTTGGCGTGAGATGACCGGAAATCGTTCTTTCCTGCGGGGGTAGGGGCGCGTATTTTGGTACCACGCGCTTCCGCAGCTCCCCCGCTCCCCCGATCGCCGGTGCCCAAGACGCCCACCCGCAAGAAGTCGGATCCGCCGCCCGAGGTTTCCATCGAGCACGACGCTGACTCCGGGTTCTGGACCCAGTTCAACCAGACGCCGGCGCGACCTCGCGAGCGCGTGGACCTCGCCCTCAAGATCCGGGGAAAGCCGGGGAAGTGGCTCCACGATTCCCTCCTGGCCCGCGGCATGGAGGGGATCTCGTCGTACAGCACGGTCCACCGCTACCTCACGGGCGCGGTGGACAACCCGCCGATCAGCTTCTGGGAGGAATCCGCGGCCGTGCTGGGGTTCCGCACGGGCTGGATCATCCTGGGCGAGGGCGAGCCGACGGACGAGGGGGAGCAGCGGCGGCTGCGGATGCGGAAAAAGGAGCGCGACGACGCCATCGACGACGCCATCGCCTCCGAGTTCCCTTACCTCAACGAGCTGCGCGGCTTGGGGCGCACCGCGGTCCGTGAGGCGCACGTGGAGCTGGTGCGCCGCGCCGAGCGCCACCTGCGCGCATCCGAGGCCGACTACGACTCCGCGCGGCTCCGCGTGGAGATCGGCGAGGAGCTGGGGCGCGCGCTGATCCAGCCCCTGCGCATGTCGCGCCGCATGGGCCGCCTCCGCGACCGCCTCACCGACCGGCAGATCCACGACTACACCGTGCTGCTCGTGCAGGCGATCCTGGCGGCGCTGCCGGTGGAGCAGTAGGGCCGGCATCGGCGCCGGGGCGGGCGCCGCATCGCCGGGGGATGAATCCCCCGGCTGGAATCACGGGAAGGCGGCTGAAGCCGGCTCCAGAAACGCGGTATCAGACCCCGAGTCCGCGCAGGCGGACTTTGTGTTTTTCCAGCGGCGAATTCATTCGCTCCTGGACCTGAGCCGTTCCTCGATGCGGGCGATCAGCTCCGGCCCCTCGAACGGCTTGGCGACGCAGGCATCCGCGCCGGCGGCAAGGACGCGCTGGATGGTGCCGTCGTCCACCCGGCCGGTGAGCACGAGCACGGGAAGGGTGCGCCAGCGCGGGTCGCCGCGGACGAGGCGGCACAGCTCCGCGCCGCTGGCGTGCGGCATCTCGAAATCGACGACCAGCAGGTCGGGACGCTCGCTCGCGAGCGCGTCCAGCAGGCGGCGCGGGTCGTCGAGGGTGGTGACGCGCATGCCGTGCGATTGCAGCAGGGCGCGCAGCATGGCGAGGATGATCGGGTCGTCGTCCACCGCCAGGATGTGATGTCCGCCGCGGGTGACGGGCGCGGGCGGCTCGGGCGATGGCCGAGGGGCGCCGACGGGCCGCTCCAGCTCGTGGCGCAGCGCGGCCGCCAGCTCGCCGAGGCGCTGCACCTGCGATGCGTCCAGAGGATCGCTCCCCTCCAGCATCTGCTCGGCCTCGCGGGCCAGGCGCGTCGCCTCCGCGAAGCCAAAGGTGCCCGCGGCGCCGGCCAGCTTGTGGGCTTCGCGCTCGGCGGCGCGGCGCAGCGCGTCGTCCAGAATGCCCTCGCGCAGGGCGAGCGCCGCCTCCTCCAGCACCGCCACGCGGCGAAAGGTCCCCTCCCGGAACTTCGCCCACAGAGCGGCGAGGGCGCCCGAGAGATCGCCCGAGGTTCCGCTCACCCGCATCCTCCGTCCCGCGGCCTGCACGCGGGGGCCCGCCGATGCGATGCTCTCATGCTTTCCCAGGATTTACGAAGGGCGCGCTCCATAGATGCCGAACCGCGCGCGCGCGACCGCGGACATGCATACCGCACGCCCGCCCGGCACGCCGCGTACACCGCACCATGGCGTGAACCGGGCGTGCGGACGGTGGGTATCTCCCTGGTAGGAGGAGAGAATGTCCCCCGCGCCCACGATCATGTCCCCCTTTCCCCTGCGCACGCCGATCGGCGACGGCATCACGGTCGCCGTCGACGTTCCCTACGCGACTCTGGTGCTGGCGGTCGCCTCGCCGCGCGCGGTCCTCTGCCTATCGCCGCACGAGCAGGACCGCCTCCGAATGCTGATGGAGGCCGGCCGCCGCTGCGACGAGTTTCTGGACCCGTACGAGGACGACCACAACCGCGTGCGCTGCATCCAGTCGCCCGGCGTTCTGACGCTGGTGCAGGACGGCGTGGAAGCCGTCGTTGCGCGCGGGCCCCAGGCGCACGCTGCCCTCCTCGAGATTTTACGCGCAAATACGTACGGGGTGTAGCGTGCTCCCAGCTTCTGTAGCGGGCAGCGGCGCGGGCACGGGACACGGGCAGCCACGTGGGGCGGCCCCTACGAGGTCGGTGCGCCGAGCAGAGGTCGTGGTGGGGGAGAGGGCGGGCGCGATGAATCGCGCCCCTACCGGATTTCGGCGCGGCAGACGGGTGGGCGCACTTGGCGGATGCGGCGAGGGCCCCGGCCAGTTGGCCGGGGCCCTCGCTTGTTACCGAGCGATGGGAGCGCTCAGTTCTTCCAGCTCATCGCGGGGAGCGTCGCCTTGTTCTTGAAGGGGCCGGCGGCGAGCTGTGCCCAGGCGTTGGGGATGACGTCCACCTGGCTGAAGCTGTACACCGACATCCCGGTGACGGCGCGGTCGTGGGCCAGGTCGATCTGCGTCTTCATCTCGGTCCACCCGCGGATCGCGCCGACGCCCACGTACACCTGGCGGCCGGACTGCTTCTCGATGCGCTGGATGTGGTCGTCCATCACGCACGTCCAGTCCGTGTTGGAGCAGTACGCCTTGACCGTCCACGACGCGGAGGTGGCGGTGGCCGGGTAGTTCATCGGCACCTCCACGTCCAGGTAGCCGCCCTTGACCCACGCTTCCGGGTCCTGGAAGAGGTCCGTGAAGCTCCACTGCGCGGCCCAGCCGGCGCGCGGCTTGTAGCCGGGGAAGACGGCCGCCGAGAGCACCAGCGACGGGTCCACCGCGCGCACCGCGTCGTACACTTCCTTCACGCCCTGGTTGACGAGGCCGCGCCGGAAGTCCAGCCAGGTGGTCTGGGCGTTGGACGCCGGGAAGGCGCCGGTCGCCGTCTTGAACGCGTCCTGCGTGGCCGGGTCGTACGACACCTGGTTGGACGGGAAGCGGATGCGGTCCAGGTGGATCCCCTTGAGCCCCAGCGGGCCGTAGCGCCGCGCAACGTCGGCCGCCACGTTGGCGAGCTGCGCGCGCACCTGCGGCACCCCCGGCGACACCCACATGTACTCCGAGGTCGTGGCGCAGTTGTCCACCTGGCGGGTGATGGCGCCCGTGGTGAAGTTCTTGGTGCTCACGCTCCAGTGCGGATTGGCCTTGAGCCAGTTGGCCGGGGTGCTGTTGACGAACTGGTTGCACGCCGTCGCGCTGCCGGCGATGAAGCCGGTGTACGCGTTCAGCCAGGCGTGCACCTCGATCCCGTACTTGGCGGCCTCGGCCAGCGCGACCGCGAGCGGGTCACGCGACGGGCGCGGGCCGCCCAGCGTGCCGCACATCCGCGGCGAGCAAGGCTCCAGGTCCGAGTAATACAGCGCATCGCCCGAGGTGCGCGCCTGGAAGTAGACCACGTTGAAGTTGGCCTGCGCCGCCTTCTGCATGATCGTGGCGATCTTGGTGAAATCCACCGACGACGGGCCGGTGTACTCGAAGCGCGTCACCCACAGCGCGCGCGCCTCCACCGGGTTGGTGACCGTCACCTCGGCCTCGCCCGTCTTCCCCTCCACCGTGGCCGTCAGCACCGCCGTCCCCAGGTCCTTGGCGACGAGCGTGTCCGTGTTCGCCTTGAAGCCGAAGACGGCCGGGTTCGAGGTCGTCCACGTGGCGGGCCGGTCGGCGAGCGCGTTGCCGCGGCGGTCGCGCGCGATGGCGCGGAACGTCGCCTTGCGGAACTGCGGGAGGTTGAAGGCATCCGGCACCACTTCCACCGTCGCGACCGGCTGCGGCCACACGCGCATCCCCTTCATCCCCTCCACCCCGTCCACCGTCGCCACGATCTCGACCGTGCCCACGTCCAGCGCGATCACTTCGCCGGTCTCCGAGACGCTGGCGACCGCGGGGGCCGTGGAGCTCCACTCGACCGTGCGTCCCAGCAGCGGCTCGCCCACCGAATCGAGCGCGGCGGCGGTGTAGCTGGTGGTGTCGCCCAGGGAGATCGAATCGGCGCCCGCGACCGTCACCGACTTCACCGGCACGGGGATCACGAGGATGTTGACCGTGTCCATGCCTTTCTTGTGGTCGACGTAGATGGCGACCTCGCCCGTGTCCTGCGCGGTGACGAGGCCCGTGTCGTCCACGGTTGCGATCGACGGGTCGGAGGAGGTCCACGAGACGTGCTTCTTGTGCTCCAGCTCCATCCCCTGCGGGTTGAACACCCCGGCATCCAGCTGCAGCGTGGTGCCGCCGCGCGCGCCGGGCTCGGCGCTGGGGGTACGCACCATCATCACCGCGTCGGCGTGCGACGCGCGGACGTCGGGACCTCCGCGCTTGCCCGCCGGGCCGTCCGCGGGCGAGACGGGCCCGCCCTTGCTGTCGCAGGATGCAAGCAGTGCGACCGAGGCCAGCAGGGCCGCGCCGGCACGGATGAAGGAGACGCTGGGTGAGCGCAAACGGCCTCCGAGGGGGAGCATGGAGAAGCGTCGAGCACGGCGGGGAACCGGACCCGGGGGGACCCTCAAACGTGGCGCAAGAACCGCCGCCGCGCAAGTCTAGACTGCTACCACGCTTGCGGAAAGCCCCGCGCGTGCGGCGCTCTCCTCACCGTTCGGCCCCAAAGACCGGCTTGCCCCGGCGCCGGGGCGCCGCGAGCTTCGCGGTTCCAGCCTTCCCGTTTCCGGAGCCGCCGTGACCCGCCCCCGCCCGTCGCACGTGATCCTCGCCGCGGTCTTCGTCATCGCGGGAGTGCTCCACTTCGCGATTCCGGGCACGTACGTGCGCGTCATGCCGCCCTGGCTGCCGCATCCCCGCGCGCTGGTGCTGCTGAGCGGCGCCTTCCAGATCGCGGGCGGGGTGGGGGTCCTGCTCCCGCGCACCCGCCGCCTCGCCGGGTGGGGCCTGATCCTCCTTCTCCTCGCCGTCTGGCCCGCCAACCTGCAGATGCTCCTCAACGCCCGCGCATCCGGCGCCCCCGCCGCCGCGCAGGCCCTCCTCGTCCTGCGCCTCCCCCTGCAGCTGCTGCTGATCTGGTGGGTCTGGCGAAGC
The window above is part of the Longimicrobium sp. genome. Proteins encoded here:
- a CDS encoding response regulator, with product MSGTSGDLSGALAALWAKFREGTFRRVAVLEEAALALREGILDDALRRAAEREAHKLAGAAGTFGFAEATRLAREAEQMLEGSDPLDASQVQRLGELAAALRHELERPVGAPRPSPEPPAPVTRGGHHILAVDDDPIILAMLRALLQSHGMRVTTLDDPRRLLDALASERPDLLVVDFEMPHASGAELCRLVRGDPRWRTLPVLVLTGRVDDGTIQRVLAAGADACVAKPFEGPELIARIEERLRSRSE
- a CDS encoding family 10 glycosylhydrolase, with protein sequence MRSPSVSFIRAGAALLASVALLASCDSKGGPVSPADGPAGKRGGPDVRASHADAVMMVRTPSAEPGARGGTTLQLDAGVFNPQGMELEHKKHVSWTSSDPSIATVDDTGLVTAQDTGEVAIYVDHKKGMDTVNILVIPVPVKSVTVAGADSISLGDTTSYTAAALDSVGEPLLGRTVEWSSTAPAVASVSETGEVIALDVGTVEIVATVDGVEGMKGMRVWPQPVATVEVVPDAFNLPQFRKATFRAIARDRRGNALADRPATWTTSNPAVFGFKANTDTLVAKDLGTAVLTATVEGKTGEAEVTVTNPVEARALWVTRFEYTGPSSVDFTKIATIMQKAAQANFNVVYFQARTSGDALYYSDLEPCSPRMCGTLGGPRPSRDPLAVALAEAAKYGIEVHAWLNAYTGFIAGSATACNQFVNSTPANWLKANPHWSVSTKNFTTGAITRQVDNCATTSEYMWVSPGVPQVRAQLANVAADVARRYGPLGLKGIHLDRIRFPSNQVSYDPATQDAFKTATGAFPASNAQTTWLDFRRGLVNQGVKEVYDAVRAVDPSLVLSAAVFPGYKPRAGWAAQWSFTDLFQDPEAWVKGGYLDVEVPMNYPATATSASWTVKAYCSNTDWTCVMDDHIQRIEKQSGRQVYVGVGAIRGWTEMKTQIDLAHDRAVTGMSVYSFSQVDVIPNAWAQLAAGPFKNKATLPAMSWKN
- a CDS encoding DoxX family protein, with product MTRPRPSHVILAAVFVIAGVLHFAIPGTYVRVMPPWLPHPRALVLLSGAFQIAGGVGVLLPRTRRLAGWGLILLLLAVWPANLQMLLNARASGAPAAAQALLVLRLPLQLLLIWWVWRSCVRAR